Genomic segment of Kibdelosporangium phytohabitans:
CCGCGAGCTTCCCGCCGAGCATCACGTCCGTCGCCCGGTTGATCCCGTCGGCGAGCGAGTGCCGGATTCCGTACTTGTTGTCGAACTTCGACTTCGTGACCGAGTCGTTGACGTTGATCGCCGGGAACAGCAGTTCGCCGTCCAGTGCCAGCTTGTAAAGCCGCTTGACGCCGTTGGTCGTTTCCTCGGTCACGCCGCGGATCTCCGCCGCCACCTTGGTGAAGCGCTTCGGGTCCCTGGCGACGCTGTCCGCGATGGTCTTGAGGATCAGCTGGTATTCCTCGTTGTCGTCGTCCGTCGGCTGGGGCACCGCGCCCGCTGCCTCGAACTCCGCGCCCTTGTGGACCAGCAGGGTCGCGTCACCGCCGTCGTCGACGATCATGTTGGGCGGCTGGCCGTCCGCGAACTGGAACAGCTGGTCGGTGCACCACCAGTATTCCTCGAGTGTTTCGCCCTTCCAGGCGAACACCGGGGTTCCGGCCGGTGCGTCCACGGTCCCGTCGCGGCCGACGACGACAGCGGCGGCCGCGTGGTCCTGCGTCGAGAAGATGTTGCAGGACACCCAGCGGACCTCGGCACCCAGGTCGACCAGGGTCTCGATCAGCACGGCGGTCTGGATCGTCATGTGCAGCGAGCCGGCGACACGGGCGCCTGCCAGCGGTTTGCTGTCCGCGTACTCGCGCCGGATGGCCATCAGACCAGGCATTTCGTGCTCGGCGAGCTCGATCTCCTTGCGCCCGAACTCCGCGAGCGACAGATCCTTGACAGCGAATTCGAGACCGTTGACGGTCTTGTGCACAGAGAACACCTCCTACTGGTTCATAGGAGGCGCCCTTGCAGTCGTGGTTCAGGCCGAGCGTGGCGGACACGCCGGTGTCCGTTGCAGCGCCTCTCGGCCTGAATCCAGGTTGGCAGACCTTCAGCGGGGATGTCAACCGACGAAGAAGTCCGCCATCATCGCCATGTCCTCGTGCTCGAGGTTGTGGCAGTGCATCAGGTAACGCCCCCGATGACCCTCGAACCTGGCGAGCACCTCGACGGTCTCGTAGGCCGAATGTCCACTGTGTCTTTCCAGCCCGCGTCCCGCGCCCGCAGGCCGCCGCCACGCGAGATCACCTGAAAGTGTGCCAGGTGGAGGTGCACGGGATGGTGGAAGTCGCTCGACAGCCGCCACTTCTCCACGGCCCCCAGCCGCGGTGTGGCAATGATTTCCCCCGGCGCGTACATCCGGCCGTTGATCGTCCACATCCGCGCCCCGTGGTGCTGCATCGTGGTGCGGAAGTCGAACGTCCTTGTCACGGAAGCGGTTTCCAGCTTCTCGAAGTCGACCAGCCGGTCCGGCACGGGCGCGCTCACCGGGCCCCGGCGGGCGACGTCGAACCGCATGACCGGGCCGCCGAGCCGGTCGGTCAACGTGACCCGCGTGCCGACCGGATACGCGGCGAAGTCCACGAGCACGTCGAACCGTTCGCCGGGCGCGACAGGAGGCTCCCGTGCGCGTACGGTTCGCCGAGCAGTCCGGCGTCACTGCCGATCTGGACGAGGTCCCCACCGGGGTCGAGCGCGAGTTCGTACCTGCGGGCGTTGGAGCCGTTGACGATCCGCAGGCGGTAACGGGTCGCGTCGACGTCGAGCACCGGCCACGGCGCACCGTTGACCAGGACCACGTCACCGAGCACCCCGTTGACGTAGTCCTTTTCCACTCCAGGGCCGGAATCCAGGGCCGGGTACAGAAAGGACCCGTCTTCGTCGAAGGCGCGAT
This window contains:
- a CDS encoding multicopper oxidase domain-containing protein — encoded protein: MHCHNLEHEDMAMMADFFVG
- the ahcY gene encoding adenosylhomocysteinase; translation: MHKTVNGLEFAVKDLSLAEFGRKEIELAEHEMPGLMAIRREYADSKPLAGARVAGSLHMTIQTAVLIETLVDLGAEVRWVSCNIFSTQDHAAAAVVVGRDGTVDAPAGTPVFAWKGETLEEYWWCTDQLFQFADGQPPNMIVDDGGDATLLVHKGAEFEAAGAVPQPTDDDNEEYQLILKTIADSVARDPKRFTKVAAEIRGVTEETTNGVKRLYKLALDGELLFPAINVNDSVTKSKFDNKYGIRHSLADGINRATDVMLGGKLAVICGYGDVGKGAAESLRGQGARVVVTEIDPICALQAAMEGLEVVELDDVLHKGDLFITTTGNFGIISAAQMSKMKHNAIVGNVGHFDNEIDMAGLAKIEGIKKLEIKPQVHTWTFPDGHAIIVLSEGRLLNLGNATGHPSFVMSNSFTNQAIAQIELYTKPGEYEKDVYRLPKHLDEKVARLHLDALGVRLTKLTKEQAEYIGVDVEGPFKPDHYRY
- a CDS encoding multicopper oxidase domain-containing protein is translated as MLVDFAAYPVGTRVTLTDRLGGPVMRFDVARRGPVSAPVPDRLVDFEKLETASVTRTFDFRTTMQHHGARMWTINGRMYAPGEIIATPRLGAVEKWRLSSDFHHPVHLHLAHFQVISRGGGLRARDAGWKDTVDIRPTRPSRCSPGSRVIGGVT